A genome region from Hevea brasiliensis isolate MT/VB/25A 57/8 chromosome 7, ASM3005281v1, whole genome shotgun sequence includes the following:
- the LOC110650114 gene encoding uncharacterized protein At5g65660 gives MESPDFSPHHLDASRPSLGFPLGIALLLIIIFTLSGIFSCCYHWDKLRSLSRSFSDDHEHEDDIEASTSKSTPHHTDLKQNQSQSLPVLMPGDQIPKFIALPCPCEPPRAEEVVVKVHRPPPPPKLPRLPVPLF, from the exons ATGGAGAGTCCAGATTTTTCACCACACCACTTGGACGCATCTCGGCCGTCCCTCGGTTTCCCTCTAGGTATCGCCTTACTCTTGATCATCATCTTCACCTTGAGTGGTATTTTCTCCTGCTGCTACCACTGGGACAAGCTCAGATCACTCAGTCGTTCTTTCTCCGATGACCATGAACACGAGGATGACATCGAGGCTTCAACCTCCAAATCTACGCCTCATCACACG GATTTGAAGCAAAATCAAAGCCAAAGCTTGCCGGTACTGATGCCTGGAGATCAGATTCCGAAGTTTATAGCATTGCCATGCCCGTGTGAGCCGCCGCGAGCGGAGGAAGTTGTCGTCAAAGTGCATAGGCCGCCGCCCCCACCTAAACTGCCGAGATTGCCGGTGCCTTTGTTTTAG